A window of Lacibacter sediminis contains these coding sequences:
- a CDS encoding DUF2357 domain-containing protein gives MKSVSQIEINLDSIQEGLRLWIDARRPDSLFDAEENAEENNEARFQLVEGCLYDFQINDPEFVLGDIGENIIQQHKRTANLGTISPNIFVGTLSIPLLEKETNQELSKVELEVQSVKAGYRNDYRDMLEFITEKCTDLLLQANSPVSQHFEIDYSKDSQTLYQKFAFIKSVIGTDEFAEAVHRIVTAPVTKWKETTEEKDIRNARRFSNANIKEVLKGSKRTKLPQTHYLRSYGIETLPERITTIRKTDSVDTPENRFIKHALENFLKFCTDINSKAKQFGHTKMQNESEIMIRELESQLHHSIFKEISRPTTLKLNSPVLQRKEGYREILRVWLMFDLAAKLIWSGGDDIYSGGKKDIATLYEYWLFFKLLDLFQTIFNIEPKDISDLIKETADGLNLQIRQGKFTALRGVYDSGSRKLNIRFNYNRSFSGKKSYPDSGSWTATLRPDYTLSFWPFGISESEAEKQELIVHVHFDAKYKVANLADFLEQNSDMELDEEKTENRKGIYKNGDLLKMHAYKDAIRRTGGAYVLYPGDKSINQKGFHEIIPGLGAFPVRPSKVDSGIGELKAFILEIIEHFINRASQREKLAFRTFDIYKNPPESDNEVREPLPETYNTNRDLIPDETFVLVGFYNSSEHYDWIKKNKYYNFRTDTRTGSLILDKETVSAKYLLLHKTGDTNSGDLWKIVSKGPRVFSKNALVKKGYPSTSSSSSEEKYYLIIEIEKVSDLEFENTKWDFRKLANYSPGRASAVPFTASLTELMKSKVK, from the coding sequence ATGAAATCTGTATCACAAATAGAAATCAACCTTGATTCCATTCAGGAAGGTCTGCGGCTTTGGATAGATGCCCGCAGACCAGATTCGTTGTTTGATGCGGAGGAAAACGCTGAGGAGAACAACGAAGCAAGGTTTCAGCTGGTAGAAGGATGTTTATATGATTTTCAAATCAATGACCCTGAATTTGTATTAGGCGATATAGGCGAAAACATCATACAACAACACAAGCGTACTGCAAATCTGGGAACAATTTCACCCAATATTTTTGTGGGTACGCTTTCAATTCCATTATTAGAAAAAGAAACCAATCAGGAACTGTCTAAAGTTGAACTTGAAGTTCAATCTGTAAAAGCCGGTTATCGGAATGATTACCGTGACATGCTTGAATTCATAACTGAAAAATGCACTGACCTGCTATTGCAAGCGAACTCTCCGGTTTCACAACATTTTGAAATTGACTACAGTAAAGACAGCCAAACACTTTACCAAAAATTTGCGTTTATAAAATCAGTTATCGGTACGGATGAATTTGCTGAAGCCGTTCATAGAATTGTAACTGCACCTGTAACGAAATGGAAAGAAACTACAGAAGAAAAAGATATTCGTAACGCAAGACGATTTTCAAACGCCAACATCAAAGAGGTATTAAAAGGTAGTAAACGAACCAAGTTGCCCCAAACTCACTATCTGAGAAGTTATGGCATTGAGACATTGCCGGAGCGAATTACTACTATCAGAAAAACAGATTCCGTCGATACTCCTGAAAATCGTTTCATAAAACACGCACTGGAAAACTTTCTAAAATTCTGTACAGACATTAATAGTAAGGCAAAACAATTCGGCCATACAAAAATGCAAAACGAATCAGAAATCATGATTCGTGAATTGGAAAGTCAGTTACATCATTCAATCTTCAAGGAAATTTCCAGACCAACAACTTTAAAACTTAATAGTCCGGTCTTACAACGTAAAGAAGGTTATCGTGAAATACTTCGTGTATGGCTGATGTTTGATCTTGCAGCGAAACTCATTTGGAGCGGAGGCGATGATATTTACAGCGGTGGAAAAAAAGATATTGCCACATTATATGAATACTGGCTCTTTTTCAAATTACTGGATTTGTTTCAGACTATTTTCAATATTGAACCGAAAGACATTTCGGATTTAATTAAAGAAACAGCTGACGGTTTAAACCTGCAGATAAGACAAGGGAAATTCACAGCGTTAAGGGGAGTTTATGATTCCGGTTCGAGAAAACTGAATATCCGGTTTAACTATAACCGATCATTCAGTGGTAAAAAAAGTTATCCTGATTCAGGCAGCTGGACTGCTACTTTACGACCCGACTATACACTTTCTTTCTGGCCTTTTGGTATTTCAGAATCAGAGGCAGAGAAGCAGGAATTAATTGTTCATGTTCATTTTGATGCAAAATATAAAGTTGCCAATCTTGCAGATTTTTTGGAACAAAATTCAGACATGGAATTGGATGAAGAAAAAACCGAAAACCGCAAAGGCATTTACAAAAATGGTGACCTTTTGAAAATGCATGCTTACAAAGATGCTATTAGAAGAACCGGAGGGGCATATGTATTATATCCGGGTGATAAATCGATCAATCAAAAAGGGTTTCACGAAATCATTCCTGGTCTCGGAGCTTTTCCAGTACGTCCTTCCAAAGTGGACAGTGGTATCGGCGAATTGAAAGCGTTTATTCTTGAGATAATTGAACACTTTATTAACCGGGCTTCACAAAGAGAAAAACTGGCCTTTAGAACTTTTGATATTTATAAGAATCCGCCTGAATCGGATAATGAAGTTAGAGAGCCTTTACCAGAAACATACAACACAAACAGGGATCTGATTCCAGACGAAACTTTTGTGTTAGTTGGGTTCTATAATTCATCGGAACATTACGATTGGATTAAAAAAAACAAATACTACAATTTCAGAACGGATACACGAACTGGTTCTCTAATACTGGATAAAGAAACTGTAAGTGCAAAATATTTGCTTCTTCATAAAACTGGAGATACAAATTCAGGTGATTTGTGGAAAATTGTAAGCAAAGGACCACGAGTTTTTTCAAAAAATGCTTTAGTTAAAAAAGGTTATCCATCAACGTCAAGCTCATCCTCTGAGGAGAAATATTATTTAATTATAGAAATTGAAAAAGTAAGCGATCTGGAATTCGAGAATACAAAATGGGACTTTAGAAAGCTGGCTAATTATTCGCCTGGTAGAGCATCTGCAGTTCCCTTTACGGCAAGTCTAACAGAGCTAATGAAGAGTAAAGTTAAATAG
- a CDS encoding carboxypeptidase-like regulatory domain-containing protein, translated as MNARQESKLSMYNAVLTHIEANPAITATVPAFATVATSLRTVYNNIITAAQQEAQATTGITMDKSGTKTTLCEEAANIAAAVFAFAMEANNHELKEQVNYPVSKLQQTKDELLVPVCNNIHEKATANLASLANFGITAARLTAFQTLIDNYAALIPGPRNAVAIRAAARATLSTLFKQADDMIKLQMDKLALQFKPANNAFYNAFKNNRAVIDAASTSTMVKGVVVDMLTNLPVPSVAIQVVGQSYAATTNTNGEYEVKIPVPGVYNLSYSNNGYNNKTENNISVSLGQATTRNTQLAPL; from the coding sequence ATGAATGCACGTCAGGAGTCGAAACTCAGCATGTACAATGCTGTACTCACCCACATCGAAGCGAACCCCGCCATTACCGCCACCGTTCCGGCATTTGCAACAGTAGCCACATCGCTACGCACAGTTTACAACAACATTATTACGGCCGCACAACAGGAAGCACAGGCCACAACGGGTATTACCATGGACAAATCGGGAACAAAAACAACACTCTGCGAAGAAGCTGCAAATATTGCTGCTGCTGTTTTTGCATTTGCCATGGAAGCAAACAATCATGAATTAAAAGAGCAGGTAAATTATCCTGTATCAAAACTGCAGCAAACAAAAGATGAACTGCTGGTGCCCGTCTGCAACAACATTCACGAAAAGGCAACAGCAAATCTTGCTTCACTCGCCAACTTTGGAATTACAGCTGCACGCCTCACGGCATTTCAAACACTCATCGATAATTATGCAGCACTAATTCCCGGTCCACGCAATGCTGTAGCAATTCGTGCAGCTGCACGTGCAACACTGTCAACATTATTTAAGCAGGCCGATGATATGATAAAACTGCAAATGGATAAACTGGCGCTGCAGTTCAAACCCGCCAACAATGCATTTTACAATGCGTTTAAAAATAACAGAGCAGTTATTGATGCAGCATCAACCAGCACCATGGTAAAAGGAGTTGTGGTAGATATGCTCACCAACTTACCTGTGCCATCAGTTGCAATACAGGTAGTGGGTCAGTCATATGCCGCTACCACAAATACAAATGGAGAATATGAAGTGAAGATTCCTGTGCCCGGTGTTTATAATCTCAGCTACAGCAACAATGGATATAACAACAAGACTGAAAATAATATCAGTGTATCACTCGGTCAGGCAACAACACGTAATACACAGTTGGCGCCATTGTAA
- a CDS encoding adenylate/guanylate cyclase domain-containing protein, with the protein MKATRLHLQLKKAWFITGLFLIGLLQAPAQDQQVADSLANIYREQNLPDTAKLRVLNALAFYETRNLDLALQYAQEAIALATRLNDYINLHKGYFQTGNKKRLKGDLTEAITAYFKSIEAARKANYLVGMGKCYSAIADIYSISNNHKNAMLYYRRGIDVLLKANDSLLYATAVFNAGDELLKRNYFDSALVYFKKSGTIFSRINYLSGIAYNMGNLGMVYAHLGNPALAEQSINTSIKMLEEQEDYSPVCTYLLSMSSIYEKKKEFPAAFNYAQRSLQLALAYDLKEERSKANEQLSILYEATGNKEQALMYYKEFIRYRDSVNNLHAVQQMADLRTDYEVSKKQVEVDLLHQQKRNQRNILISLAVILLLTIAILTALFRFYKIIAREKQRSEKLLLNILPAETAAELKAKGTVDAVKFDEVTVLFTDFVQFSKQAEHIAPEVLVKSIDAYFRKFDEVSTAFGLEKIKTVGDSYMCAGGLPTVNKTHATDVVAAALQMNAYVTESLNKEDGLAHFEIRIGIHTGPVIAGIVGIKKWQYDIWGDTVNIASRMESAGMPGKVNCSESTMQIIRKHYVCEYRGEIEVKNRGSLNMYFITGEKKL; encoded by the coding sequence ATGAAGGCAACCCGCTTGCACCTACAGTTGAAAAAGGCCTGGTTCATCACAGGCCTTTTTCTTATCGGGCTGTTGCAGGCTCCCGCACAGGACCAGCAGGTGGCCGATAGTCTTGCAAACATCTACCGGGAGCAAAACCTGCCCGATACGGCGAAGCTACGGGTACTGAATGCGCTTGCTTTTTATGAAACCCGTAACCTCGACCTGGCCCTGCAGTATGCACAGGAAGCAATTGCACTGGCCACAAGGCTTAACGATTACATCAACCTGCACAAAGGGTACTTTCAAACAGGCAATAAAAAACGGCTCAAAGGTGATTTAACCGAAGCCATTACCGCCTATTTTAAAAGTATTGAAGCCGCTCGAAAGGCCAACTACCTGGTAGGTATGGGGAAATGCTACAGCGCCATTGCCGATATCTACTCTATTTCCAACAACCATAAAAACGCTATGCTCTACTACCGCCGGGGTATAGATGTGCTGCTGAAAGCCAATGATTCACTGCTGTATGCCACTGCTGTTTTTAATGCCGGCGATGAATTGCTCAAACGCAATTACTTTGATTCGGCGCTGGTCTATTTTAAAAAATCCGGCACCATTTTCAGCCGCATCAACTACCTCTCCGGCATTGCCTATAACATGGGCAACCTGGGTATGGTGTATGCTCACCTCGGCAACCCTGCGTTAGCAGAACAAAGCATCAACACATCTATTAAAATGCTGGAAGAACAGGAAGATTATTCGCCGGTTTGCACCTATCTCTTATCCATGAGCAGCATCTATGAAAAAAAGAAAGAATTCCCCGCTGCTTTCAACTATGCACAACGCAGCCTGCAGTTAGCGTTGGCTTATGACCTGAAAGAAGAACGTAGCAAAGCCAATGAACAGCTGTCCATCCTTTATGAAGCAACAGGGAACAAAGAGCAGGCCCTCATGTATTACAAAGAATTTATCCGTTACAGGGATAGTGTGAACAATCTCCATGCTGTGCAGCAAATGGCCGACCTGCGTACAGATTACGAAGTGTCTAAAAAACAGGTGGAGGTAGATTTGCTGCATCAGCAAAAAAGGAACCAGCGAAACATTCTTATTTCTCTCGCTGTTATCCTGCTGTTAACCATCGCCATTTTAACCGCCCTGTTCAGGTTTTATAAAATCATTGCCCGTGAAAAACAGCGTTCTGAAAAATTATTACTCAATATCCTGCCTGCAGAAACGGCGGCTGAGTTAAAAGCCAAAGGAACAGTGGATGCGGTGAAGTTTGATGAAGTAACCGTACTCTTTACTGATTTTGTACAGTTTTCCAAACAGGCCGAACATATTGCTCCGGAAGTATTGGTAAAAAGCATTGATGCTTATTTCAGAAAGTTTGATGAGGTGTCCACGGCATTTGGCCTGGAAAAAATTAAAACAGTGGGGGACTCGTATATGTGTGCCGGAGGCTTGCCTACAGTTAACAAAACCCATGCAACAGATGTGGTGGCAGCAGCCCTGCAGATGAATGCGTATGTAACGGAATCACTAAACAAAGAAGATGGACTGGCGCATTTTGAAATACGCATCGGCATTCACACGGGTCCGGTTATTGCAGGGATTGTGGGCATTAAAAAATGGCAATACGATATCTGGGGCGATACGGTGAATATTGCTTCCCGTATGGAATCGGCCGGCATGCCGGGTAAAGTCAATTGTTCTGAATCCACCATGCAGATCATCCGGAAACACTATGTCTGCGAATACCGTGGTGAAATCGAAGTAAAAAACCGTGGTTCGTTAAACATGTATTTTATAACAGGGGAAAAGAAATTGTAA
- a CDS encoding ABC transporter ATP-binding protein, translated as MARASRHSKNTNEKGSAKAKISKESLKQALILFTYLKPYRGKFIWGLVFIAVSAFTTSLFPFLLGKMIDSASPGASLPGMSSVSQFDFGLKNIQLSLNTTLLLIFAQLSLQTVFSFMRVYLLTAAGERSLADMRKDVYSKLLTMPMSYFTEKRVGELSNRISSDLSQIQDAISFTLAEFLRGIFTLIIGLFFIFWISAKLALIMLAVVPIIAILAVLFGMRIRKMARKAQDQLAESGTIVQETFQGISIVKAFTSEFYEIGRYVKSIQSVVATSISNSRYRGAFISFMIFSVFGSIAFVMWVGVGMIQSGELTLGALTMFVIFSMFVGGTFAGFADMFSQLQKTLGATQSVREILRADGEPVALTDIEVEPQHQLKGNVRFDNIAFSYPGRKDVPVLKGLTLSAANGEQIAIVGPSGAGKSTIASLLLHFYEPDKGTLYFDERPAASFPLSQLRRQMAFVPQEVLLFGGSIKENIAYGKPNATEEEIMAAAKSANAHLFIQQFPEQYETIVGERGIKLSGGQRQRIAIARAILKDPAILILDEATSSLDSESEQLVQEALDNLMKGRTSFVIAHRLSTIRNADKIVLIDKGVVTESGTHSELMSHNGLYRKLNDMQFEFGIVTQSPPAQEAEVEEEEN; from the coding sequence ATGGCAAGAGCAAGTCGACATTCAAAAAATACAAACGAGAAAGGATCAGCAAAAGCAAAAATTTCGAAGGAGAGTCTGAAACAGGCACTCATCCTGTTCACCTACTTAAAACCATATCGTGGTAAATTCATCTGGGGTTTGGTGTTTATTGCAGTATCCGCATTTACCACCAGTTTGTTTCCTTTCTTATTAGGAAAGATGATCGACTCTGCTTCACCCGGTGCAAGTCTTCCCGGTATGAGCAGTGTTTCTCAATTTGATTTCGGATTGAAAAATATTCAGCTCAGTTTAAATACAACGCTGCTGCTCATTTTTGCGCAACTGAGTTTACAAACTGTGTTTTCATTCATGCGGGTGTATCTGTTAACCGCAGCAGGTGAACGTTCACTGGCCGATATGCGCAAAGATGTGTACAGCAAACTGCTCACCATGCCCATGAGTTATTTCACGGAGAAAAGAGTGGGTGAATTAAGCAATCGTATCTCAAGCGATCTGTCGCAGATACAGGATGCCATTTCATTTACATTGGCTGAATTTCTTCGTGGCATCTTCACACTCATCATTGGTTTGTTCTTTATTTTCTGGATCAGTGCAAAGCTGGCCCTGATCATGCTGGCTGTGGTTCCCATTATTGCCATTTTAGCTGTGCTGTTTGGTATGCGCATTCGTAAGATGGCCCGCAAAGCACAGGATCAGTTGGCAGAGAGTGGAACCATTGTACAGGAAACCTTCCAGGGAATTTCTATTGTAAAAGCATTCACCAGTGAGTTTTATGAGATCGGTCGTTATGTAAAAAGTATTCAGTCGGTAGTAGCCACTTCCATCAGCAACTCACGCTACCGTGGTGCGTTTATTTCGTTTATGATCTTTAGTGTGTTTGGAAGTATTGCGTTTGTGATGTGGGTAGGTGTTGGTATGATTCAATCGGGTGAACTCACATTGGGAGCACTCACCATGTTTGTGATCTTCTCGATGTTTGTGGGTGGTACGTTTGCAGGCTTTGCTGATATGTTTTCGCAACTGCAAAAAACATTGGGTGCCACACAAAGTGTGCGGGAAATTTTACGTGCCGATGGTGAGCCGGTTGCATTAACAGATATTGAAGTAGAACCACAACATCAACTGAAAGGAAATGTGCGGTTTGATAATATTGCCTTCAGTTACCCCGGACGAAAAGATGTGCCCGTTTTAAAAGGACTCACACTGAGTGCTGCCAATGGAGAACAGATTGCTATTGTTGGACCAAGCGGTGCAGGTAAATCAACCATCGCTTCTTTGCTCTTACATTTTTACGAACCCGATAAAGGTACCTTGTATTTTGATGAACGACCTGCCGCATCTTTTCCTCTCTCACAATTGCGCAGGCAAATGGCCTTTGTTCCACAAGAGGTATTGTTGTTTGGCGGCAGCATCAAAGAAAATATTGCCTACGGTAAACCCAATGCAACCGAAGAAGAAATTATGGCCGCTGCTAAAAGCGCCAATGCTCATTTATTTATTCAACAGTTTCCGGAGCAGTATGAAACCATTGTGGGTGAACGGGGTATTAAATTAAGCGGTGGTCAGCGGCAACGCATTGCCATTGCACGTGCTATTTTAAAAGATCCGGCTATTTTAATTTTAGATGAAGCCACTTCATCACTCGATAGTGAAAGTGAACAGTTGGTGCAGGAAGCCTTGGATAATCTCATGAAAGGCCGCACTTCGTTTGTGATTGCACACCGTCTCTCCACCATACGCAATGCCGATAAAATTGTGTTGATCGATAAAGGCGTTGTTACCGAAAGCGGAACACATAGTGAACTCATGAGCCACAACGGACTCTACCGCAAACTCAACGATATGCAGTTTGAGTTTGGGATTGTTACACAATCGCCGCCAGCTCAGGAGGCAGAGGTGGAAGAAGAAGAGAATTGA